A section of the Tamandua tetradactyla isolate mTamTet1 chromosome 4, mTamTet1.pri, whole genome shotgun sequence genome encodes:
- the SLC27A3 gene encoding long-chain fatty acid transport protein 3, giving the protein MVALLLLPLLLLLPLLLLKVNLWPQLRWLAADLAFTVRAVRCKRALRARALAAAAADPKGPEGGCSLAWRLAQLARERPAHTFLVHGARRFSYAEAERESNRAARAFLRARGWHPGPGGGGAGSAREGDRAAQGAGHAAAGSGAALAGPEGDGAARAGGAELPLEPGATVALLLPASPEFLWLWFGLAKAGLRPAFVPTALRRGPLRHCLGSCGARALVLAPEFLESLAPDLPALRAMGLRLWAAGPGTHPAGLGDLLAEASAELDAPVPGYLSAPQNVMDTCLYIFTSGTTGLPKAACISHLKLLQCQGFYQLCGARQEDVIYLALPLYHMSGSLLGIVGCLGIGATVVLKSKFSAGQFWEDCQQHGVTVFQYIGELCRYLVNQPPNEAERGHKVRLAVGSGLRPDTWERFVRRFGPLQVLETYGLTEGNVATFNYTGQRGAVGRASRLYKRVFPFALIRCDVTTGEPVRDARGRCAETSPGEPGLLVAPVTQQSPFLGYAGGPELARGKLLKDVFRPGDVFFNTGDLLVCDAQGFLRFQDRTGDTFRWKGENVATTEVAEVLEALDFLQEVNVYGVTVPGHEGRAGMAALVLRPPQPLNLLHLYAHVSENLPPYARPRFLRLQESLATTETFKQQKVRMAKEGFDPSSLPDPLYVLDQAGGAYLPLTAARYRALLAGDLRL; this is encoded by the exons ATGGTCGCCCTCCTCTTGCTGCCCCTGCTTCTGCTGCTGCCGCTGCTCCTGCTCAAAGTGAACCTCTGGCCACAGCTGCGCTGGCTCGCGGCGGACTTGGCCTTCACGGTGCGCGCCGTGCGCTGCAAACGGGCCCTTAGAGCGCGCGCCCTGGCCGCGGCCGCCGCCGACCCGAAAGGTCCCGAGGGGGGCTGCAGCCTGGCCTGGCGCCTCGCCCAGCTGGCCCGGGAGCGGCCCGCGCACACCTTCCTCGTCCACGGCGCGCGGCGCTTCAGCTACGCCGAGGCAGAGCGCGAAAGCAACCGGGCAGCGCGCGCCTTCCTGCGCGCCCGAGGCTGGCACCCGGGGCCCGGGGGCGGCGGCGCGGGGAGCGCCAGGGAAGGCGACCGCGCCGCGCAGGGAGCGGGACACGCGGCGGCCGGAAGCGGCGCGGCGCTCGCGGGCCCTGAAGGGGACGGGGCGGCCAGAGCCGGCGGGGCCGAACTCCCTCTGGAACCCGGGGCGACCGTGGCGCTGCTCCTCCCCGCCAGCCCGGAGTTCCTGTGGCTCTGGTTCGGACTGGCCAAGGCCGGCCTGCGTCCCGCCTTTGTGCCCACCGCACTGCGCCGGGGACCCCTGCGGCACTGCCTCGGCAGCTGCGGCGCGCGCGCGCTGGTGTTGGCGCCAG AGTTCCTGGAGTCCCTGGCGCCTGACCTGCCGGCCCTGAGAGCCATGGGGCTCCGCCTGTGGGCTGCAGGCCCCGGGACCCATCCTGCTGGGCTTGGCGATCTGCTGGCTGAGGCCTCGGCCGAACTGGATGCGCCAGTGCCTGGGTACCTGTCCGCCCCCCAGAACGTCATGGACACGTGCCTGTACATCTTCACCTCTGGCACCACGG GCCTCCCCAAGGCTGCTTGCATCAGTCACCTGAAGCTCCTGCAGTGCCAGGGGTTCTACCAGCTGTGTGGTGCCCGCCAGGAGGATGTCATCTACCTGGCCCTCCCGCTCTACCACATGTCCGGCTCCTTGTTAGGCATCGTGGGCTGTCTGGGCATCG GGGCCACTGTGGTGCTGAAGTCCAAGTTCTCAGCGGGTCAGTTCTGGGAGGACTGCCAGCAGCACGGGGTGACCGTGTTCCAGTACATCGGGGAGCTGTGCCGCTACCTGGTCAACCAGCCCCCG AACGAGGCCGAACGCGGCCATAAGGTCCGGCTGGCGGTGGGCAGCGGGCTGCGCCCCGACACCTGGGAGCGCTTCGTGCGGCGCTTCGGGCCCCTGCAGGTGCTGGAGACGTACGGACTGACCGAGGGAAACGTGGCCACTTTCAACTACACGGGCCAGCGGGGCGCGGTGGGGCGCGCCTCCCGGCTGTACAAG CGCGTCTTCCCCTTCGCCTTGATTCGCTGCGACGTCACCACCGGGGAGCCGGTTCGGGACGCCCGGGGCCGCTGTGCGGAGACATCGCCTG GCGAGCCAGGGCTGCTGGTGGCCCCGGTGACCCAGCAGTCCCCATTCCTGGGCTACGCTGGGGGCCCGGAGCTGGCCCGGGGAAAGCTGCTGAAGGACGTCTTCCGGCCCGGGGACGTTTTCTTCAACACGGGGGACCTGCTGGTCTGCGATGCCCAAGGCTTCCTCCGTTTCCAGGACCGCACAGGAGACACCTTCAG GTGGAAGGGGGAGAACGTGGCCACAACCGAGGTGGCTGAGGTCTTGGAGGCGCTGGACTTCCTCCAGGAGGTCAACGTGTACGGGGTCACGGTGCCAG GGCACGAAGGCAGGGCTGGAATGGCTGCCCTGGTCCTGCGGCCCCCCCAGCCCCTGAACCTCCTGCACCTCTATGCCCACGTGTCTGAGAACTTGCCGCCCTACGCCCGGCCCCGCTTCCTGAGGCTCCAG GAGTCTTTGGCCACCACAGAGACCTTTAAACAACAGAAGGTTCGGATGGCAAAGGAGGGCTTTGACCCGAGCTCCCTGCCTGACCCCCTGTATGTCCTGGACCAGGCTGGGGGTGCCTACCTGCCCCTCACCGCTGCCCGGTACCGTGCCCTCCTGGCTGGGGACCTCCGCCTCTGa